The Paramixta manurensis region GGGTAAACTGAGCAAGCAAACGCTACACGCCGAGTTAGGCCAGATTGTTGCCGGGGCGAAAGCCGGACGTGAAAATGATCGCGAAACGATCCTGTTCTGGCATCGTGGGTTGTCACTCAGCGATATTGCCTTAGGGCATGCGATGTTGGAAAAGGCGAAAACGCGCGGGTTAGGGCAGCAACTGCGCTATGCCTGACGGATAACATCAGGTAATCTTCCTCCACGGATGGGGAATGGATACGACGCGCGTGGATAAAAAAATCATCGAAACACTGAAAACGTATTGCGACGATGCAAATCGTGGCGCGGGGCCGCTTTATCAGCGGTTGGAGAAAGGTTTCCGTGAAATGATGGCGCGCGGCGAGTTGAAAGCGGGCTACGCGATCCCCAGCGAGCGCGAGCTGTCGGAACAGTTGGATTTATCGCGGGTCACGGTGCGTCGGGCATTGAGCGAACTGGCGCGCGCGCAGGTTATCGTCCAGCGGCGCGGCGCACGTAGCACGGTCGCCGGGCGGGTCGAAAAGCCGCTGTCGTCATTAACCAGTTTCAGTGAAGATATGCTCTCGCGCGGCTATCAGCCTGGCGCGCGCTGGCTGGAGAAAGAACTCAGCCCGGCCTCGCCTTCCGAAATTATCGCCCTGAATTTATCGCCGGGGGCATTGGTCTGGCGTCTCAAACGCCTGCGGACCGTGGACGATCGCCCAATGGCGGTGGAGGTCGCGGTGGTGCCGCAGCAGTTTATTCCGGAGCTCAACGAACTGGGTGACTCGCTGTATGCGGTGTTACAACAGCACGGCATGATGCCGGTGCGGGCCTTGCAACGTATTCGTGCCGAACCTTTAACCCGCGATCATAGTCAGTTGTTAGATCTTGCGCCGCATAGCCCGGCGCTGCACGTAGAGCGCCATTGCTATTTGGAGGATGGTCGCCCGATTGAATACACCCATACCTGGTATCGCGGTGACAGCTACGATTTTCTGGTGGAGTTACAGCGCGACGTGGCGCCAGGCGCTTAACGGGTCATCAACGCGTCTGGCGTTGTGCCCAGGCGGCTGCGCCAAGCAGGCCGGCATCGCCGCCGCCCAATGCCGCAGTGAGCGGCAGGTGGAAGAGCGCCGGGAAAGTCTCTAGCGCCAGGCGAATACGTTGCAACATGCCCTCGGCTAATCCTACGCTACCGCCAATCACCACCTCTTCTATATCCACCACCATTAATGTATCGGCAATCGCCTGCGCCACTGCGCGGGCGGCATTATTTAAAATGGCTTCGGCCTGTGGATCGGTGGCGGCGAGAATAAAAAGTTGACGGCTATCCAACGGACGCCCCAGTAATGCGCTGGCCTGCCGCGCCAGCGCGGTGCCGGAAGCCACATGTTCAAGACAGCCTTCCCGCCCGCAGCCGCAGTTGCCGGGCTGCGCATCCAGCGGGCGCACATTAACCGTGGCGTGGCCGATATGCCCGGCCAGGCCATGCGAACCGATACGCAATTCACCGTCGCAAATAAGGCCGCCGCCGACCCCGGTCGACAGCGTAATAAATAACAAACTGGAAAGGCGTGATTGACGCGGTAAAAACTCTCCCCACGCCGCGGCTTGTGCATCGTTCAGCATCACCACCGGGCAGTTAAACTGCTGTTGTAGTACCTGCCCGAGCGGGAATCCTTTCCAGAAAGGAATGGTATGCAGATTGACCGACCAGACTTGGCCCTCGCGCAGGAAACCGGTGGCGGCAACCGCCACTTTCTCTACT contains the following coding sequences:
- a CDS encoding N-acetylmannosamine kinase; this translates as MILALDIGGTKLSAAWIDNQHCVARKQVAMRHDEAGFLIALREVTQAPYPVEKVAVAATGFLREGQVWSVNLHTIPFWKGFPLGQVLQQQFNCPVVMLNDAQAAAWGEFLPRQSRLSSLLFITLSTGVGGGLICDGELRIGSHGLAGHIGHATVNVRPLDAQPGNCGCGREGCLEHVASGTALARQASALLGRPLDSRQLFILAATDPQAEAILNNAARAVAQAIADTLMVVDIEEVVIGGSVGLAEGMLQRIRLALETFPALFHLPLTAALGGGDAGLLGAAAWAQRQTR
- a CDS encoding GntR family transcriptional regulator, whose product is MDTTRVDKKIIETLKTYCDDANRGAGPLYQRLEKGFREMMARGELKAGYAIPSERELSEQLDLSRVTVRRALSELARAQVIVQRRGARSTVAGRVEKPLSSLTSFSEDMLSRGYQPGARWLEKELSPASPSEIIALNLSPGALVWRLKRLRTVDDRPMAVEVAVVPQQFIPELNELGDSLYAVLQQHGMMPVRALQRIRAEPLTRDHSQLLDLAPHSPALHVERHCYLEDGRPIEYTHTWYRGDSYDFLVELQRDVAPGA